From the Zavarzinia compransoris genome, the window CACCGCCGACGGCCTTGCCGATTTCACGGTCGGCGACCTGCCGGCCCTGCTGCGCCGGGGCGATCTTCTCGTCCTCAACGACACCAAGGTGATTCCGGCCCGGCTCGAGGGCCTGATCGGCGCGGGGCGGGTCGAACTGAACCTGATCCGCGCCGTCGACGGCCGCACCTGGGATTGCCTGGCCCGGCCGGGCAAGCGCTTCCGCCCCGGCGCCGTGGTCCGCTTCGGCGACCGGCTGGCGGCGACGGTGCGGGCCAAGGATCCGGAAGGCACCATCACCCTCGAATTCGACCGGGCGGGCGCCGATCTGATGGCCGCGCTGGATGCGGTCGGGACCATGCCCCTGCCGCCCTATATCGCCCGGAAACGGACGCCCGACGCGCAGGACCGGGCGGATTACCAGCCGGTCTTCGCGGCACGGGAGGGCGCGGTGGCGGCGCCGACCGCGAGCCTGCACCTGACGCCCGATCTCCTCGCCCGGCTGGAGGCCATGGGGGTGGAGCGGACCATGGTCACCCTTCATGTCGGCGCCGGCACGTTCCTGCC encodes:
- the queA gene encoding tRNA preQ1(34) S-adenosylmethionine ribosyltransferase-isomerase QueA; the protein is MKVADFDFALPADRIAVRPAVPREAARLLRVTADGLADFTVGDLPALLRRGDLLVLNDTKVIPARLEGLIGAGRVELNLIRAVDGRTWDCLARPGKRFRPGAVVRFGDRLAATVRAKDPEGTITLEFDRAGADLMAALDAVGTMPLPPYIARKRTPDAQDRADYQPVFAAREGAVAAPTASLHLTPDLLARLEAMGVERTMVTLHVGAGTFLPVKVEDTRDHRMHAEWGEVTAAAAEAIGRARREGRRVIAVGTTALRLIESAAAPDGTLSPYAGWTDIFITPGYRFRAVDVLMTNFHLPKSTLFMLVSALAGTERMKAAYAHAVEAGYRFYSYGDASLIDRLEVPA